From a single Anaerolineaceae bacterium oral taxon 439 genomic region:
- a CDS encoding ABC transporter permease, translated as MKAKSTYFSRIWNKYNYVLIFFVILIVLLGINGSATTWVSLMNIPRHSTVIGIIALAMGLIILTGDIDLSVGSQLAFIGGSIVMVFNNTNSIFLSLLFGVAFGGLLGLFNGFLIGRLKMPAFIVTLATMLMFRSIAQTIMNSNKWTIYQLNAKLSQWQTLWKIGNASMPAIRIPYMVIIFLIVVILMTYVTTNTKFGKRVYAIGSNEKAAHLSGINVWQTRIVVYAIGGILIGFATFLYVANVGSVDPATSGKNYELYAIAGVVIGEISMSGGKGRLSGVLFGAMSFTIIDKIITALGLNPLINDTIKGGILLLAIGVQMLPEAFLGMRKKPTA; from the coding sequence ATGAAAGCAAAAAGCACATACTTCAGCAGGATTTGGAATAAATACAATTACGTTTTGATCTTTTTTGTCATTCTGATCGTCCTTTTAGGGATCAACGGCTCCGCCACCACCTGGGTCAGCCTGATGAACATTCCGCGTCACAGTACAGTTATCGGAATCATTGCGCTCGCGATGGGGCTGATCATCCTGACCGGAGATATCGACCTATCGGTCGGATCGCAGTTAGCCTTCATCGGCGGATCCATCGTCATGGTTTTTAACAACACAAACAGTATTTTCCTGTCTTTGCTGTTCGGCGTCGCTTTTGGAGGACTGCTGGGCCTCTTCAACGGTTTTCTGATCGGACGGCTTAAAATGCCGGCGTTTATTGTCACGCTTGCGACAATGCTGATGTTCCGATCAATTGCACAGACCATCATGAATTCCAATAAGTGGACGATATATCAGCTCAACGCAAAGCTGAGTCAATGGCAAACCTTGTGGAAAATCGGGAACGCCTCCATGCCTGCGATCCGGATCCCATACATGGTTATCATCTTCCTGATCGTCGTAATCCTGATGACTTACGTTACGACAAATACAAAATTCGGAAAGCGAGTCTACGCGATCGGATCCAACGAAAAAGCTGCGCACCTGTCCGGGATCAACGTCTGGCAAACAAGAATTGTCGTTTATGCGATCGGAGGAATCCTGATCGGGTTCGCTACGTTCCTCTACGTCGCGAACGTTGGGTCGGTCGATCCGGCGACCTCCGGAAAAAACTATGAACTATACGCAATCGCCGGCGTAGTTATCGGTGAAATCAGCATGTCAGGCGGAAAAGGACGGCTCTCCGGCGTACTCTTCGGCGCAATGTCCTTCACCATCATCGATAAAATTATTACCGCGCTCGGATTGAATCCACTGATCAACGACACGATTAAAGGCGGAATCTTACTATTAGCGATCGGGGTGCAGATGCTCCCTGAAGCCTTTCTGGGCATGAGAAAAAAGCCAACCGCATAG